A stretch of the Bacillus anthracis str. Vollum genome encodes the following:
- a CDS encoding acyltransferase: protein MRRTTRYPVSGESSLWNVYKTVSFWKVMKNFIIIQIARYTPFLSVKNWLYRTFLRMKVGKKTSFALMVMPDIMFPEKITVGDNSIIGYNTTLLAHEYLIREYRLGEIVIGNEVMIGANTTILPGVRIGDGAIVSAGTLVHKDVPSGAFVGGNPMRVIYTKEQMEAREGSY from the coding sequence GTGCGACGGACAACGCGCTATCCTGTTTCAGGAGAAAGTTCACTATGGAATGTGTATAAAACAGTGTCTTTTTGGAAGGTAATGAAGAATTTTATTATTATCCAAATTGCGCGTTACACACCATTTTTATCCGTCAAAAATTGGTTGTACCGCACATTTTTGCGGATGAAAGTAGGAAAGAAAACATCGTTTGCGCTTATGGTAATGCCGGATATTATGTTCCCAGAAAAGATAACTGTGGGAGACAATTCGATTATTGGTTATAATACGACGCTTTTAGCGCACGAATATTTAATTCGCGAATATCGACTTGGAGAGATCGTTATTGGAAACGAAGTGATGATCGGAGCAAATACGACTATATTACCAGGTGTGAGAATTGGGGATGGCGCGATTGTTTCAGCTGGCACACTTGTTCATAAAGATGTACCGAGCGGTGCTTTCGTGGGTGGGAATCCAATGCGTGTTATTTATACGAAAGAGCAAATGGAGGCTAGAGAAGGTTCATACTAG
- the ppaX gene encoding pyrophosphatase PpaX, translated as MKINTVLFDLDGTLINTNELIISSFLHTLHTYYPNQYKREDVLPFIGPSLHDTFSKIDESKVEELITSYRQFNHDHHDELVEEYETVYETVQELKKQGYKVGIVTTKARQTVEMGLKLSKLDEFFDVVVTIDDVEHVKPHPEPLQKALQLLDAKPEEALMVGDNHHDIVGGQNAGTKTAAVSWTLKGRAYLETYKPDFMLDKMSDLLPILSDMNRS; from the coding sequence ATGAAAATAAATACAGTGTTATTTGATTTAGATGGAACGTTAATTAATACAAACGAACTTATTATTTCTTCTTTTTTACATACTTTACATACATATTATCCAAATCAATATAAGCGTGAAGATGTATTGCCTTTTATCGGTCCATCTTTACATGATACTTTCAGTAAGATTGATGAAAGTAAGGTTGAAGAGTTAATTACGAGTTATCGTCAATTTAACCATGATCATCATGATGAATTAGTAGAAGAATATGAAACTGTATATGAAACAGTTCAAGAGTTAAAGAAGCAAGGCTATAAGGTTGGTATTGTTACAACGAAAGCACGACAAACTGTTGAGATGGGATTGAAGTTATCAAAGCTTGATGAGTTTTTTGATGTTGTCGTGACAATTGATGATGTAGAGCATGTGAAACCACATCCAGAGCCGCTTCAAAAAGCGCTTCAGTTATTAGATGCGAAACCAGAAGAAGCATTGATGGTTGGGGATAATCATCATGATATTGTTGGTGGACAAAATGCGGGTACGAAAACAGCGGCGGTTTCATGGACATTGAAAGGTAGAGCGTATTTAGAAACTTACAAGCCAGACTTTATGCTAGATAAAATGAGTGATTTATTGCCGATTTTGTCCGACATGAATCGTTCGTAA
- the lgt gene encoding prolipoprotein diacylglyceryl transferase, whose protein sequence is MLLGSVPQLDRVAVQLGPFPVYWYGIIIGTGVLLGLWLATREGERLGIPKDTFVDLVLIAVPIAILFARMYYVIFEWEYYAQNPSQIINIRQGGLAIHGGLIGAVVTGILFAKRRGVSFWKLADIAAPSILLGQAIGRWGNFMNQEAHGDEVTRQFLEGLHLPDFIINQMYIDGVYYHPTFLYESLWNFAGVILLLALRKVNLRRGELFFTYLIWYSIGRFFVEGLRTDSLMLGPLRIAQVMSIGLVVISIIFIIVRRKMGQADKRYSEN, encoded by the coding sequence ATGCTGTTAGGTTCTGTACCGCAGCTTGACCGCGTAGCTGTCCAACTTGGACCGTTTCCTGTTTATTGGTACGGGATTATTATCGGTACAGGTGTGCTATTAGGTCTTTGGCTAGCAACTCGTGAGGGAGAAAGGCTAGGTATTCCAAAAGATACATTTGTTGACCTTGTATTAATTGCAGTACCGATCGCTATTCTATTTGCGAGAATGTACTATGTTATTTTTGAATGGGAATATTACGCACAAAACCCGAGTCAAATTATTAATATTCGTCAAGGTGGCTTGGCGATTCATGGTGGTTTAATCGGGGCTGTTGTTACGGGAATTCTTTTTGCAAAACGCCGCGGGGTTTCGTTCTGGAAGTTGGCAGATATTGCTGCACCAAGTATTTTACTAGGACAAGCAATTGGCCGATGGGGAAACTTTATGAACCAAGAGGCACATGGTGATGAGGTAACGAGACAGTTTTTAGAAGGTCTTCATTTACCGGATTTTATTATTAATCAAATGTATATTGATGGTGTATACTACCATCCGACGTTTTTATATGAATCACTATGGAATTTTGCAGGTGTCATTTTACTACTCGCATTACGAAAAGTGAACTTGCGCCGTGGGGAATTATTCTTCACATATTTAATTTGGTATTCAATAGGACGCTTTTTCGTAGAAGGGTTACGTACAGATAGTTTAATGCTAGGACCGCTTCGTATTGCACAAGTAATGTCAATTGGACTTGTTGTTATTTCTATTATTTTCATTATTGTGAGACGAAAAATGGGGCAAGCTGATAAAAGATATTCGGAAAATTAG
- the hprK gene encoding HPr(Ser) kinase/phosphatase yields MPKVRTKDLIEQFQLELISGEEGIHRPIDTSDLSRPGIEMAGFFTYYPADRVQLLGKTELTFFDTLTSDQKQERMKALCTEETPCIIVTRNQDVPDELLQASRESGMPLLRSSQTTTRLSSRLTNYLEGKLAPTTAVHGVLVDIYGVGVLITGQSGVGKSETALELVKRGHRLVADDSVEIRQEDEDMLVGSSPDLIEHLLEIRGLGIINVMTLFGAGAVRNYKRITLVINLEIWDQKKNYDRLGLDEEKMKIIDTELTKITLPVRPGRNLAVIIEVAAMNFRLKRMGVNAAQQFSERLMSAIELGNQE; encoded by the coding sequence ATGCCGAAAGTAAGGACAAAAGATTTGATTGAACAATTTCAATTGGAGTTAATAAGTGGTGAAGAAGGAATTCATCGTCCGATTGATACAAGTGATTTATCACGACCTGGAATTGAAATGGCAGGATTTTTTACATATTATCCAGCTGATCGCGTGCAGCTTCTTGGAAAGACGGAGCTTACATTCTTTGACACGTTAACGTCAGATCAAAAACAAGAGAGAATGAAAGCGCTTTGTACTGAGGAGACGCCATGTATTATTGTAACTCGTAATCAAGATGTACCAGATGAGTTACTGCAAGCATCACGTGAATCAGGCATGCCTTTATTACGTTCTTCTCAAACGACAACAAGACTATCAAGTCGTTTAACAAATTATTTAGAAGGTAAGTTAGCGCCAACAACTGCCGTTCATGGTGTGTTAGTAGATATTTACGGCGTTGGTGTTTTAATTACAGGACAAAGTGGTGTCGGTAAAAGTGAGACAGCTCTTGAGCTTGTAAAACGTGGTCATCGCCTTGTTGCGGATGATAGTGTAGAAATTCGCCAAGAAGATGAAGACATGTTAGTCGGAAGCTCACCAGATTTAATTGAGCATTTATTAGAAATTCGTGGTCTAGGCATTATTAACGTTATGACGTTATTCGGTGCAGGAGCAGTGCGAAATTATAAGCGTATTACACTTGTTATTAATCTTGAAATTTGGGATCAAAAGAAAAATTATGATCGCTTAGGTCTTGATGAAGAGAAGATGAAGATTATTGATACAGAACTTACGAAGATTACACTTCCAGTTCGTCCTGGTCGAAACTTAGCTGTTATTATTGAAGTGGCAGCGATGAACTTCCGTTTAAAACGTATGGGAGTCAATGCAGCACAGCAGTTCTCAGAACGATTAATGAGTGCGATTGAGTTAGGAAATCAGGAGTAA
- a CDS encoding phage holin family protein, which produces MRWIVSLLVNSVVLIAVSGLLKGIAPDAFYVANIQTAIIASIILAVLNVFVKPFLILITLPITVVTFGFFLIVINAITLKIADSLLGDAFNISGFGVAIVAAICISIFNMIIEKAIVEPLYEKKRK; this is translated from the coding sequence ATGAGATGGATTGTATCACTTCTTGTAAATAGCGTTGTGTTAATCGCTGTATCGGGACTTTTAAAAGGGATTGCACCTGACGCGTTTTACGTAGCAAATATACAAACTGCAATTATTGCGAGTATTATATTAGCTGTTTTAAATGTGTTCGTAAAACCGTTTTTAATTTTAATTACGCTACCAATTACAGTTGTAACTTTCGGGTTCTTCTTAATTGTTATTAATGCGATTACGTTAAAAATAGCAGATTCATTATTAGGAGATGCATTTAATATATCAGGTTTCGGTGTAGCAATTGTTGCGGCCATTTGTATTTCAATTTTTAATATGATTATTGAAAAGGCAATTGTGGAACCTTTATATGAAAAAAAGAGAAAATGA
- a CDS encoding DUF4275 family protein, whose product MEFLDMLRKKNMKVREFQKWGVYFRKRWEDHFANHVSDEEKEDIFLYGDKHACGYLWHIFSYERKKCLEGEEAENAFHNEVKKDCYIFYQHCDDVLLIKDASLLSMDDILRETDDMYKGDVYIVDKDFTWTFVKTHEHRWCGPYFAKKC is encoded by the coding sequence ATGGAGTTTTTAGATATGTTGCGAAAGAAAAATATGAAGGTAAGAGAGTTTCAAAAGTGGGGTGTATATTTTCGGAAGCGATGGGAGGATCATTTTGCAAATCATGTAAGTGATGAGGAAAAAGAAGATATTTTCCTTTATGGAGATAAGCATGCATGTGGGTATCTATGGCACATATTTAGTTATGAGAGAAAGAAGTGTTTAGAGGGAGAAGAAGCGGAGAACGCGTTTCATAATGAAGTGAAAAAGGATTGCTACATCTTCTATCAACACTGTGATGATGTACTACTAATAAAAGATGCGAGTTTATTAAGTATGGATGATATATTGCGTGAAACAGATGATATGTATAAAGGCGATGTTTATATTGTAGATAAAGATTTCACTTGGACTTTTGTAAAAACGCATGAGCATAGATGGTGTGGGCCGTATTTCGCTAAGAAGTGTTAG
- the uvrA gene encoding excinuclease ABC subunit UvrA: protein MSKSKDFIVVKGARAHNLKNIDVTIPRNQLVVVTGLSGSGKSSLAFDTIYAEGQRRYVESLSAYARQFLGQMDKPDVDTIEGLSPAISIDQKTTSRNPRSTVGTVTEIYDYLRLLFARIGTPICPNHGIEITSQTVEQMVDRVLEYPERTKLQVLAPIVSGRKGAHVKVLEDIKKQGYVRVRVDGEMLDVSEDIALDKNKKHSIEVVIDRIVVKEGIASRLADSLESALKLGGGRVLIDVMGEEELLFSEHHACPHCGFSIGELEPRMFSFNSPFGACPSCDGLGSKLEVDLELVIPNWDLSLNEHAIAPWEPTSSQYYPQLLQSVCNHYGVDMDVPVKDIPKDLFDKVLYGSGEEKVYFRYVNEFGQVKENEILFEGVIPNIERRYRETSSDYIREQMEKYMAEQACPKCKGGRLKPESLAVFVGGKTIADVTKYSVQEVQEFFSNVELTEKQQKIAHLILREIQERVGFLVNVGLDYLTLSRAAGTLSGGEAQRIRLATQIGSRLTGVLYILDEPSIGLHQRDNDRLIRTLQEMRDLGNTLIVVEHDEDTMMAADYLLDIGPGAGIHGGQVVSAGTPAEVMQDENSLTGKYLSGKEFIPVPLERRKGDGRKVEIVGAKENNLKNAKMSFPLGTFVAVTGVSGSGKSTMINEVLYKSLAQKLYKAKAKPGTHKEIKGLEHLDKVIDIDQSPIGRTPRSNPATYTGVFDDIRDVFAQTNEAKVRGYQKGRFSFNVKGGRCEACRGDGIIKIEMHFLPDVYVPCEVCHGKRYNRETLEVKYKDKNISEVLGMTIEDGVEFFANIPKIKRKLQTLVDVGLGYMKLGQPATTLSGGEAQRVKLASELHRRSTGRTLYILDEPTTGLHAHDIARLLEVLQRLVESGETVLVIEHNLDVIKTADYIVDLGPEGGDKGGQIVASGTPEQVVKEERSYTGKYLKEILNRDKARMKEKIKEVELSQ, encoded by the coding sequence GTGAGTAAGAGCAAGGATTTTATCGTTGTAAAAGGTGCTAGAGCACATAACTTAAAAAATATTGATGTAACCATTCCGAGAAATCAACTTGTCGTTGTAACAGGATTGTCTGGTTCAGGGAAATCCTCATTAGCATTTGATACGATTTATGCAGAAGGGCAGCGCAGATACGTAGAATCGTTATCTGCGTATGCACGCCAGTTTTTAGGGCAAATGGATAAGCCGGATGTAGATACGATTGAAGGCTTATCTCCAGCGATTTCAATCGATCAAAAAACGACGAGTCGTAATCCGCGTTCAACTGTTGGAACGGTAACGGAGATTTATGATTACTTACGTTTATTATTTGCGCGAATTGGTACGCCAATTTGTCCGAATCATGGCATTGAAATTACATCGCAAACAGTAGAGCAAATGGTAGACCGTGTACTTGAGTACCCTGAACGTACGAAATTACAAGTGTTAGCTCCTATCGTTTCTGGGCGTAAAGGTGCACATGTAAAAGTACTTGAAGATATTAAGAAGCAAGGTTATGTTCGTGTACGTGTTGATGGTGAAATGCTCGATGTGTCTGAAGATATTGCGTTAGATAAAAATAAGAAGCATTCTATTGAAGTTGTAATTGACCGTATTGTTGTAAAAGAAGGAATCGCAAGCCGTCTTGCTGATTCTCTTGAAAGTGCATTAAAGCTTGGCGGGGGACGAGTGTTAATCGATGTTATGGGAGAAGAGGAGCTTCTATTTAGTGAACATCATGCTTGTCCGCATTGTGGTTTTTCAATTGGAGAATTAGAGCCGCGTATGTTCTCATTCAATAGTCCGTTCGGTGCATGTCCTTCTTGTGATGGGCTTGGCTCAAAGTTAGAGGTAGATTTAGAACTTGTTATTCCGAACTGGGATTTATCATTAAATGAGCATGCGATTGCGCCTTGGGAACCGACAAGTTCACAATATTACCCACAGCTTTTACAATCTGTATGTAATCATTATGGCGTGGATATGGATGTGCCTGTAAAAGATATACCGAAAGATTTATTTGATAAAGTGTTGTACGGAAGCGGTGAAGAGAAAGTTTATTTCCGCTATGTAAATGAATTTGGTCAAGTAAAGGAAAATGAGATTTTATTTGAAGGTGTTATTCCAAATATTGAACGTCGTTATCGTGAGACGAGTTCGGATTACATTCGTGAGCAAATGGAAAAGTATATGGCAGAACAAGCTTGTCCGAAGTGTAAAGGCGGACGCTTAAAGCCTGAAAGTTTAGCTGTTTTCGTTGGCGGAAAAACGATTGCTGATGTAACGAAGTATTCTGTTCAAGAAGTACAGGAATTCTTCTCAAATGTGGAGCTAACAGAGAAACAACAAAAAATTGCCCATTTAATTTTAAGAGAAATTCAAGAGCGCGTTGGGTTCTTAGTAAACGTTGGTTTAGATTATTTAACGTTAAGTCGTGCCGCAGGAACTTTATCTGGTGGTGAGGCGCAACGTATTCGTTTAGCAACGCAAATTGGTTCGCGTCTTACTGGGGTGCTTTACATTCTTGATGAGCCTTCTATCGGTTTGCATCAGCGCGATAACGATCGTCTTATTCGTACATTGCAAGAAATGCGTGATTTAGGTAATACGTTAATTGTTGTTGAGCATGATGAAGATACGATGATGGCAGCTGATTATTTACTGGATATCGGGCCTGGCGCAGGTATTCACGGTGGACAAGTTGTATCAGCGGGTACACCAGCTGAAGTGATGCAAGATGAGAATTCACTAACAGGTAAGTATTTAAGCGGTAAAGAGTTTATTCCAGTTCCACTTGAAAGACGTAAAGGTGATGGACGTAAAGTGGAGATTGTCGGTGCAAAAGAGAATAACTTAAAGAACGCGAAGATGTCATTCCCGCTTGGTACGTTTGTAGCGGTAACGGGTGTATCTGGATCAGGTAAAAGTACGATGATTAATGAAGTACTATATAAATCGTTAGCGCAAAAGTTATATAAAGCGAAAGCGAAGCCAGGTACTCATAAAGAAATTAAAGGTCTTGAGCATTTAGATAAAGTTATCGATATTGATCAATCGCCAATCGGTCGTACACCACGTTCTAATCCAGCAACCTATACAGGTGTGTTCGATGATATTCGTGATGTGTTTGCGCAAACGAATGAAGCGAAAGTGCGCGGATATCAAAAAGGGCGTTTCAGCTTTAACGTAAAAGGTGGACGTTGTGAAGCGTGCCGTGGTGATGGAATTATTAAAATTGAGATGCACTTCTTACCAGACGTATACGTTCCGTGTGAAGTTTGTCACGGTAAACGTTACAACCGTGAAACGTTAGAAGTGAAATATAAAGATAAAAACATTTCTGAAGTGTTAGGGATGACGATTGAAGACGGAGTAGAGTTCTTCGCTAATATCCCAAAAATTAAACGTAAACTTCAAACGCTTGTAGACGTTGGGCTTGGTTATATGAAATTAGGGCAACCAGCCACGACTTTATCTGGTGGTGAAGCACAGCGTGTGAAATTAGCTTCTGAATTACACCGTCGTTCTACAGGACGTACACTATACATTTTAGACGAGCCAACGACTGGTTTACATGCGCATGATATCGCCCGTCTTCTAGAAGTGCTGCAACGTCTTGTTGAGAGCGGTGAGACGGTACTTGTCATTGAACATAATTTAGATGTAATTAAAACAGCGGATTATATCGTTGACCTTGGACCAGAAGGCGGAGACAAAGGTGGACAAATCGTTGCTTCCGGAACGCCAGAGCAAGTAGTGAAAGAAGAGCGCTCGTATACAGGTAAGTATTTAAAAGAGATTTTAAATCGTGATAAAGCGAGAATGAAAGAGAAAATAAAAGAAGTAGAGTTATCACAATAA
- the uvrB gene encoding excinuclease ABC subunit B, with protein sequence MERQFEIVSAYSPQGDQPVAIEKLVEGINSGKKKQVLLGATGTGKTFTISNVIKEVQKPTLVMAHNKTLAGQLYSELKDFFPNNAVEYFVSYYDYYQPEAYVPQTDTFIEKDAQINDEIDKLRHSATSALFERDDVIIVASVSCIYGLGSPEEYRELVVSLRVGMEKDRNQLLRELVDVQYGRNDIDFKRGTFRVRGDVVEIFPASLDEHCIRIEFFGDEIDRIREVNALTGEVLAERDHVAIFPASHFVTREEKMKVAIENIEKELEERLKELNDNGKLLEAQRIEQRTRYDLEMMREMGFCSGIENYSRHLTLRPAGATPYTLLDYFPKDFLIVMDESHVSVPQVRAMYNGDQARKQVLVDHGFRLPSALDNRPLTFDEFEEKTNQVIYVSATPGPYELEQSPEVIEQIIRPTGLLDPPIDIRPIEGQIDDLLGEIQDRIAKNERVLITTLTKKMSEDLTDYLKDVGIKVNYLHSEVKTLERIEIIRDLRLGKFDVLVGINLLREGLDIPEVSLVAILDADKEGFLRSERSLIQTIGRAARNENGRVIMYADRITRSMGIAIEETKRRRSIQEAYNEEHGITPKTIQKGVRDVIRATTAAEEPETYEATPAKKMTKKEREKTIAKMEAEMKEAAKALDFERAAELRDLLLELKAEG encoded by the coding sequence TTGGAACGTCAATTTGAAATTGTCTCAGCGTATTCCCCGCAAGGTGATCAGCCGGTAGCTATAGAGAAGCTTGTAGAGGGAATTAATAGTGGAAAGAAAAAGCAAGTGTTGCTTGGGGCGACAGGAACGGGTAAGACATTTACGATTTCAAATGTCATTAAAGAAGTGCAAAAGCCAACGCTTGTCATGGCTCACAATAAAACGTTAGCAGGACAGTTATATAGTGAGTTGAAAGACTTTTTCCCGAATAATGCAGTTGAATATTTTGTTAGTTATTACGATTATTATCAGCCAGAAGCGTATGTGCCACAAACAGATACGTTTATTGAAAAAGACGCGCAGATTAATGATGAAATCGATAAATTGCGTCACTCAGCAACGTCCGCATTATTTGAACGGGATGATGTAATTATTGTTGCGAGTGTTTCGTGTATATATGGTTTAGGTTCTCCAGAAGAATACCGCGAGTTAGTTGTTTCACTTCGAGTTGGTATGGAAAAGGACCGCAATCAATTGCTTCGTGAACTTGTTGATGTGCAGTATGGACGTAATGATATTGATTTCAAGCGTGGTACATTCCGCGTGCGCGGAGATGTAGTTGAAATCTTCCCGGCATCACTTGACGAGCATTGCATTCGAATTGAGTTTTTTGGCGATGAAATTGATCGTATTCGCGAAGTAAATGCTTTAACGGGAGAAGTATTAGCAGAACGTGATCATGTAGCAATCTTCCCAGCATCTCACTTCGTTACACGTGAAGAAAAGATGAAGGTCGCTATTGAAAATATCGAAAAAGAATTAGAAGAGCGTTTAAAGGAATTAAATGATAACGGTAAGTTGTTAGAAGCGCAGCGTATAGAACAGCGTACACGTTATGATTTAGAAATGATGCGCGAGATGGGCTTTTGTTCAGGGATTGAAAACTATTCCCGTCATTTAACACTTCGTCCAGCGGGTGCAACGCCGTATACGTTATTAGACTATTTCCCGAAAGATTTCTTAATCGTTATGGATGAGTCCCACGTATCAGTGCCGCAAGTAAGAGCGATGTATAACGGGGACCAAGCGCGTAAACAAGTGCTTGTGGATCATGGATTCCGTCTGCCATCAGCTTTAGATAATAGACCGCTCACATTTGATGAGTTTGAAGAGAAAACGAATCAAGTTATTTACGTTTCAGCAACGCCAGGACCGTATGAATTAGAGCAGTCGCCAGAAGTAATAGAACAAATTATTCGTCCAACAGGGCTTTTAGATCCGCCAATTGATATACGACCAATTGAAGGGCAGATTGACGATCTATTAGGAGAGATTCAAGATCGCATTGCAAAAAATGAACGTGTATTAATTACAACTTTAACGAAGAAGATGTCAGAGGATTTAACAGACTACTTAAAAGATGTAGGAATTAAGGTGAATTATCTGCATTCTGAAGTGAAAACGTTAGAACGTATTGAAATTATACGAGATCTTCGCCTTGGTAAGTTTGATGTTCTCGTTGGTATTAACTTATTGCGAGAAGGATTAGATATTCCAGAAGTATCCCTTGTAGCTATTTTAGATGCCGATAAGGAAGGATTCTTGCGTTCAGAGCGTTCGTTAATTCAAACAATTGGCCGTGCAGCACGTAATGAAAACGGTCGCGTTATTATGTACGCAGATCGTATAACGAGATCGATGGGGATTGCGATTGAAGAGACGAAGCGTCGTCGTAGTATACAAGAAGCTTACAATGAAGAGCATGGTATTACGCCGAAAACGATTCAAAAAGGTGTGCGTGATGTAATCCGTGCAACGACAGCTGCTGAAGAGCCGGAAACATATGAAGCGACGCCAGCTAAGAAGATGACGAAAAAAGAGCGTGAAAAGACAATTGCGAAGATGGAAGCAGAAATGAAAGAAGCAGCAAAAGCATTAGACTTCGAGCGTGCAGCTGAATTAAGAGATTTACTATTAGAATTAAAAGCGGAAGGGTGA
- a CDS encoding RNA-guided endonuclease InsQ/TnpB family protein — translation MRRAYFIEIKPTHEQITKINQTIGVCRYVYNLYLSKNKEMYESEGRFLSGYDFSKWLNNVYTKECSQWIKKVSSKAVKQAIMNGDKAFKRFFQGLSGFPRYKKKKNQDVKCYFPKNNKTDWTVERHRVKVPTIGWMRLKEYGYIPKNTIVKSGTIGKRAGRYFVSVLCEWKEAEMKPILNQTGLGIDLGVKDFAIRSDGIVYENMNKTIQVKKIEKRLKREQRSLSRKFENIRKRGEQSATNKRANIDKNILRVQKLHAKLANIRLAYVKSVVNDVVKTKPTFITVEDLNVKGMMKNKHLSKAVAKQCFYTFKTWLLTKCEEYGIELRQVDRFYPSSKLCSYCGQKKVDLKLSDRVYTCNCGNVMDRDLNASINLLQAKKYTILT, via the coding sequence ATGAGAAGAGCATATTTTATAGAGATAAAACCGACACATGAACAAATAACCAAGATCAATCAAACGATTGGGGTTTGTAGGTACGTTTACAATCTGTATCTCTCCAAAAACAAAGAGATGTATGAATCAGAGGGAAGGTTCCTTAGTGGATATGATTTTTCTAAATGGCTAAACAATGTTTATACAAAAGAATGTAGTCAATGGATTAAAAAGGTATCTAGTAAAGCGGTAAAACAGGCCATTATGAATGGAGATAAAGCTTTTAAAAGATTCTTTCAGGGTTTATCTGGATTTCCACGTTATAAGAAAAAGAAGAATCAAGATGTGAAATGCTATTTTCCTAAAAACAACAAAACAGATTGGACAGTAGAAAGACATAGAGTAAAAGTTCCAACGATTGGTTGGATGAGGTTAAAAGAATATGGGTATATCCCAAAAAATACGATTGTAAAAAGTGGGACGATAGGTAAAAGAGCAGGAAGATATTTTGTATCTGTGCTTTGCGAATGGAAAGAAGCAGAAATGAAGCCAATACTCAATCAAACAGGTCTAGGTATTGATTTGGGGGTAAAGGATTTCGCTATACGTAGCGATGGTATCGTTTATGAAAATATGAACAAAACAATACAAGTAAAAAAGATAGAAAAACGGTTGAAACGTGAACAACGCTCTTTATCACGCAAATTTGAAAATATAAGAAAGAGAGGTGAACAATCTGCTACTAACAAAAGAGCGAATATAGATAAAAATATTCTTAGGGTGCAAAAACTACATGCCAAGCTAGCAAATATTCGATTAGCGTATGTAAAATCTGTTGTAAATGATGTGGTGAAAACCAAGCCAACGTTTATTACAGTGGAAGATTTGAATGTAAAAGGTATGATGAAGAATAAACATCTATCTAAAGCAGTTGCTAAGCAGTGCTTTTATACATTTAAAACATGGTTATTGACGAAATGTGAGGAATATGGAATTGAATTACGTCAAGTAGACAGGTTCTATCCATCTTCAAAGCTATGTTCATACTGTGGTCAAAAGAAAGTAGACTTAAAGCTATCCGACCGAGTATATACATGTAACTGTGGAAATGTAATGGATAGAGATTTGAACGCGTCAATAAACCTTTTACAAGCAAAAAAATATACAATACTAACGTAA
- a CDS encoding DUF4362 domain-containing protein: protein MTIRKRTSFIWIFLFSLVACSPPNTTIDKKNDVVVKGTGISNLDKFEQFVLNVEQVKVDKIRIVHYTHEGDPIFQTLERSKNDILYASDNRKDQFDGDNKGLYKDSCKSIVKDERESGTTYRLIDCTNEGGPNGYDVLYVPKK from the coding sequence ATGACAATAAGAAAAAGAACCAGTTTTATATGGATATTTCTCTTTAGTTTGGTAGCATGCTCACCACCTAACACTACAATTGATAAGAAGAATGATGTCGTTGTAAAGGGAACAGGAATTTCCAATCTAGATAAATTCGAGCAATTCGTTTTGAATGTGGAGCAAGTGAAAGTTGATAAAATAAGAATTGTACATTACACGCATGAAGGTGACCCGATTTTTCAAACGTTAGAGCGTAGTAAGAACGATATACTTTATGCGTCAGATAATAGAAAAGACCAATTTGACGGTGATAATAAAGGGTTATATAAAGATAGTTGTAAAAGTATTGTGAAAGACGAGCGCGAATCAGGAACCACTTATAGGCTAATAGATTGTACGAATGAAGGTGGGCCCAATGGATATGACGTATTATATGTACCTAAAAAATAG